One region of Flavobacterium sp. KACC 22763 genomic DNA includes:
- a CDS encoding plasmid mobilization protein, with the protein MEKEILNRTRIAAVRFTAAEYNMLERRFKTTACRQMSEYLRSCLLNKPVIVKHRDVSLDEFMLEFIRLRKELSALGNNFNQSVRRLHALQHNAEFRRWISETESQRERLLAQTESIVKMTEKIARKWLQS; encoded by the coding sequence ATGGAGAAAGAGATTTTAAACAGAACCCGAATTGCGGCGGTGCGCTTTACAGCTGCTGAATACAACATGCTTGAGAGAAGGTTCAAGACAACCGCCTGTAGGCAGATGAGCGAATACCTCAGAAGCTGCCTGCTGAATAAACCAGTTATAGTCAAGCATCGGGATGTTTCACTGGATGAATTCATGCTCGAGTTCATCCGTCTTAGAAAGGAGCTCTCCGCCCTTGGAAACAACTTCAACCAGAGTGTCAGAAGGCTCCATGCCCTGCAGCATAATGCCGAATTCAGGCGCTGGATTTCAGAGACTGAATCGCAGCGGGAAAGGCTATTGGCACAGACCGAGTCCATTGTAAAAATGACCGAAAAAATAGCACGGAAATGGTTGCAGTCATAA
- a CDS encoding WG repeat-containing protein, producing MTAEELKGFEERQAEMQQTRDIFDLICSTLNLKYGEFFGFRDTRGFVVLNIYRHQGEKTRVIKVSETAEVLIDTHKYYSVYQSQTKRNVLFYSGLRDQPDGYKTTRAGVLDENFEILIPARYDSLNDINEDSYLATIDDYAGILDSKFEIIIPLKFREIEYNKTLKIFKAREQINRKIEKEDENTEGSVYWIYDQKGMLLQKLEYGLINFANSPSHYTVYDIGSFYGEYVDHTSMIGRQGLLDQSFKTIIPPVYDLILKGKKFILVYEQKNPAIGRDYESEEAQGAECYYTLDGGKWGVFDHEGKLVIPVECNWITHTLKDDLFLINPTGLMYYYQGEQEDGVWCAKDGLWGLINSKNEILVEPAYKHYHMYDDKIIFCNRQNADYEILDIEDALTICF from the coding sequence ATGACCGCGGAAGAATTAAAAGGATTTGAAGAAAGACAGGCTGAAATGCAGCAGACCAGAGACATTTTTGATCTCATCTGCAGCACACTGAACCTGAAATATGGTGAGTTCTTTGGATTTCGCGATACCAGGGGATTCGTTGTGCTGAATATCTATAGGCATCAGGGAGAGAAGACAAGAGTGATTAAAGTTTCGGAAACGGCGGAAGTTCTTATCGACACCCATAAATACTATTCTGTCTACCAGTCCCAGACGAAAAGAAACGTGCTTTTTTACAGTGGGCTCAGGGATCAGCCAGACGGCTATAAGACCACCAGAGCCGGAGTGCTCGATGAAAATTTTGAGATCCTTATTCCAGCGCGATACGATTCCCTAAATGACATCAACGAAGACAGCTATCTGGCCACAATCGATGATTATGCGGGCATACTTGATTCCAAATTTGAAATCATCATTCCCTTAAAGTTCAGAGAAATCGAGTATAATAAAACCCTGAAGATCTTCAAAGCCAGAGAACAGATCAATAGAAAAATTGAAAAGGAAGATGAAAATACGGAAGGAAGCGTTTATTGGATCTACGACCAGAAAGGCATGCTGCTCCAAAAACTTGAATACGGGCTTATAAATTTTGCAAACAGCCCTTCGCACTATACCGTTTATGACATCGGATCATTCTACGGCGAATATGTCGACCATACCTCTATGATCGGCAGGCAGGGGCTCCTGGACCAAAGCTTCAAAACTATAATTCCGCCCGTTTACGATCTGATTTTAAAAGGCAAAAAATTTATTCTGGTTTATGAACAAAAAAATCCTGCCATAGGCCGAGACTATGAATCGGAAGAGGCCCAAGGCGCCGAATGCTACTATACGCTGGATGGAGGAAAATGGGGCGTCTTTGACCATGAGGGAAAACTTGTCATCCCAGTTGAATGCAACTGGATTACCCATACCCTTAAGGATGATTTATTTCTTATCAACCCCACTGGGCTGATGTACTATTATCAGGGCGAACAGGAAGACGGAGTCTGGTGCGCCAAGGACGGACTCTGGGGGCTCATCAATTCGAAAAATGAAATCCTTGTGGAGCCTGCCTATAAGCACTACCACATGTATGATGACAAAATCATATTCTGCAACAGGCAAAATGCCGATTATGAAATTCTTGACATTGAAGATGCTCTTACCATATGCTTTTAG
- a CDS encoding JAB domain-containing protein — translation MKAQQVSSWKIVAEIDLIYRAKVKSSKRPKITSSKSAYAILMDCWDPDKIEFIEQFKVLLLNQANKVLGVYQVSSGGIAGTVVDIRLLFASALKANAVGIIISHNHPSGKAAPSEADKAITRKIKTAGELLDIKLLDHLIVTEQKYYSFLDEGAL, via the coding sequence ATGAAAGCACAACAAGTCAGCAGCTGGAAAATCGTAGCGGAAATAGATCTGATCTATAGAGCAAAAGTGAAGAGCTCCAAGAGGCCCAAGATCACATCCTCCAAATCCGCCTATGCCATCCTGATGGACTGCTGGGATCCCGACAAGATAGAATTCATCGAGCAGTTCAAAGTCCTGCTGCTCAATCAGGCCAACAAGGTGCTTGGCGTTTACCAGGTATCCTCTGGAGGCATTGCAGGAACTGTAGTGGACATCAGACTGTTGTTTGCCTCTGCGCTTAAAGCCAATGCAGTGGGCATCATTATCTCCCATAACCATCCATCGGGAAAGGCCGCTCCTTCAGAGGCAGACAAAGCCATTACCAGAAAGATCAAGACCGCTGGTGAGCTGCTGGACATCAAGCTGCTGGACCATCTGATCGTTACCGAGCAGAAGTACTACTCCTTTTTGGATGAAGGCGCCTTATAG
- a CDS encoding DUF6965 family protein translates to MNYEDIKRHFESSPPPKEAKWTEWAYISDTQLFLKSCYIGIRNFNGPVDRCPAWWHLKEFYILMKKATSQTTDQEAPIEEAAGEIIAEAASEKAVSEEQTAV, encoded by the coding sequence ATGAATTACGAAGACATCAAACGCCATTTTGAAAGCAGTCCTCCACCCAAGGAAGCGAAGTGGACCGAATGGGCATACATCTCCGATACGCAGCTTTTCCTGAAGAGCTGCTACATCGGCATCAGAAACTTTAACGGCCCTGTCGACCGCTGTCCGGCATGGTGGCACTTGAAAGAATTTTATATTCTAATGAAAAAAGCAACTTCGCAGACAACTGATCAAGAAGCGCCTATAGAAGAAGCAGCTGGCGAAATTATTGCAGAAGCAGCTTCTGAAAAAGCAGTTTCCGAAGAGCAAACTGCCGTCTAA
- a CDS encoding site-specific integrase, producing MSKSIVTLRKKAISQGRMSLYLDFYPPVWDSRANDYTRREFLKLYIYQKPADQYQKLSNSENLHTAELIRARRQNEINKSEIYSPFEKEQLQIQARGNESFLQYYKKLGEKKTGNNLSIWNCAIAHFEAFLNGNDLLFKDVTVTVIEDFRDYLLKARSMRKNNKQISRNTALSYYNKIKTTLKGAYKEDKLRTDINSKIGSIKEMESQRNFMTIEETRKLFSTPCPNSLVRKISMFSVLTGIRYVDIAKLLWSEIHYIENDGYYIIFRQKKTQGAETMPISDEAFSLLGKRKGEKELVFKGLNKWDVDRVLPVWVALSGINKHITFHSFRHTYATLQLTAGTDIFTISKMLGHRSVKTTQIYAKVIDQKKRDAANRISLG from the coding sequence ATGAGTAAGAGTATTGTTACACTTAGAAAGAAAGCTATTTCTCAAGGAAGAATGTCTCTATATTTGGATTTCTATCCTCCCGTGTGGGATTCAAGAGCAAATGACTATACGAGACGCGAGTTTTTGAAACTGTATATCTATCAGAAACCGGCAGATCAGTATCAGAAGCTGTCCAATTCTGAAAATCTGCATACGGCGGAATTAATACGAGCAAGAAGACAGAATGAAATCAACAAATCGGAAATCTATTCTCCATTTGAAAAAGAGCAGCTGCAGATTCAGGCTCGAGGAAATGAATCATTTCTCCAATATTATAAAAAGCTCGGAGAGAAAAAAACAGGAAATAATCTATCGATATGGAACTGCGCCATAGCGCACTTTGAAGCATTTTTAAATGGAAATGATCTGCTGTTTAAGGATGTTACGGTTACAGTTATTGAGGACTTCAGGGATTATCTTCTCAAAGCGAGGAGCATGAGAAAGAATAATAAGCAGATTTCTCGCAATACGGCGCTTTCCTATTACAATAAAATAAAAACAACTCTAAAAGGGGCGTATAAAGAAGATAAATTAAGAACAGACATTAACTCAAAAATTGGATCTATAAAAGAAATGGAATCCCAGCGCAATTTTATGACTATTGAAGAGACCCGAAAACTTTTTTCGACCCCCTGTCCAAATTCCTTAGTGCGTAAAATTTCGATGTTTTCGGTATTGACAGGAATACGTTATGTAGATATTGCGAAGCTGCTCTGGTCTGAGATCCATTACATTGAGAATGATGGCTACTATATCATATTCCGCCAGAAAAAAACTCAAGGGGCAGAAACAATGCCGATTTCCGATGAAGCTTTTTCACTGCTTGGAAAAAGAAAAGGGGAAAAGGAACTGGTGTTTAAAGGATTAAATAAATGGGATGTAGACCGGGTGCTTCCAGTATGGGTAGCATTGTCTGGAATTAATAAGCATATTACCTTTCATAGCTTTAGGCATACCTATGCTACGCTCCAGCTGACTGCGGGAACCGATATTTTTACCATTTCAAAAATGTTAGGGCACAGGAGCGTTAAAACCACGCAGATTTATGCAAAAGTGATCGACCAGAAAAAAAGGGATGCGGCAAATAGAATATCATTAGGATAA
- a CDS encoding helix-turn-helix domain-containing protein: MGSNIRIAKICQFCNSEFTAKTIKTKFCSLACGSKNYKKRNSEKRKEARGQKMESMRNGGIEKLEKLEIFTIDQASLLMGISRRTLYRVISRNEIAIRKVGAKTFINRPEIDKFFERLYESRKNEETVQRFPGIEHCYTISEIQKKLNISPAALYGILLRAKIEKYNVGRFVYVSKRDIELLFNIQSHE; the protein is encoded by the coding sequence ATGGGTTCAAACATTAGGATTGCCAAAATCTGTCAGTTCTGTAATAGTGAATTTACAGCAAAGACAATTAAAACAAAATTTTGCTCACTAGCCTGCGGAAGCAAGAATTACAAAAAAAGAAACAGCGAAAAAAGGAAAGAGGCCAGAGGGCAAAAAATGGAATCCATGCGTAATGGTGGCATCGAGAAGCTGGAAAAACTTGAAATTTTCACTATTGACCAGGCAAGTCTGCTTATGGGCATAAGCAGGAGAACACTTTACAGGGTAATTTCAAGGAATGAAATTGCCATTAGAAAAGTTGGAGCCAAGACTTTCATAAATCGTCCAGAAATCGATAAATTTTTTGAAAGGCTTTACGAAAGCAGAAAAAATGAAGAAACTGTTCAGAGATTTCCAGGAATTGAACACTGCTATACAATTTCTGAAATACAGAAGAAGCTGAATATTTCTCCTGCGGCTTTGTACGGCATTTTGTTAAGAGCAAAGATTGAAAAGTACAATGTGGGCAGGTTTGTATATGTTTCCAAAAGAGATATAGAATTATTATTTAACATTCAGAGCCATGAGTAA
- the mnmE gene encoding tRNA uridine-5-carboxymethylaminomethyl(34) synthesis GTPase MnmE, producing the protein MINQDSIVALATPSGAGAIAIIRISGAEAITIGNSVFKSIKNKDLTKQKTHTLHLGHIVDGSKTLDEVLVSVFKGPNSYTGEDTIEISCHGSTYIQQQIIQLLLRNGCRMADAGEFTLRAFLNGKLDLSQAEAVADLISSDNEASHQIAMQQMRGGFSNEIAKLREELLNFASLIELELDFAEEDVEFADRTQFHELLNRIEFVLKRLIDSFAVGNVIKNGIPVAIVGEPNVGKSTLLNALLNEERAIVSDIAGTTRDTIEDELVIGGIGFRFIDTAGIRDTKDVVESIGIKKTFEKIDQAQVVIYLFDGLKFQTSSSEFVNEIEQIKNKYPLKPLLIVVNKKDILSADEVANITNQLENLNAKLLLISAKEKIGVEDLKNELLSFVNTGALRNNETIVTNTRHYDSLLKALDEIQKVKFGLESGLSSDLMALDIREALYQFGLITGQVSNDELLGNIFANFCIGK; encoded by the coding sequence ATGATAAATCAAGATTCAATAGTTGCTTTAGCTACGCCTTCGGGAGCTGGAGCTATCGCCATAATTCGTATTTCTGGAGCAGAGGCTATTACAATTGGTAATTCGGTTTTTAAATCTATTAAAAACAAAGATTTGACCAAGCAGAAAACGCATACTCTTCACTTGGGACATATTGTAGACGGAAGCAAAACACTAGACGAAGTGTTGGTTTCTGTTTTTAAAGGCCCAAATTCTTATACAGGAGAAGATACGATTGAAATTTCTTGTCACGGATCGACTTATATTCAGCAGCAGATTATTCAGTTATTGCTTCGAAATGGATGTAGAATGGCCGATGCTGGTGAATTTACGTTGAGAGCTTTCTTAAACGGAAAACTGGATTTATCGCAGGCAGAAGCGGTGGCAGATTTGATTTCGTCAGATAATGAAGCTTCTCACCAAATTGCAATGCAGCAAATGCGCGGCGGATTCAGTAATGAAATTGCAAAATTGCGAGAAGAACTATTAAATTTTGCTTCTTTAATTGAATTGGAATTAGATTTTGCAGAAGAAGATGTGGAGTTTGCAGATAGAACGCAATTTCATGAATTATTAAATAGAATTGAATTTGTTTTAAAACGTTTGATTGATTCGTTTGCTGTTGGAAATGTGATTAAAAACGGAATTCCGGTTGCGATTGTTGGTGAGCCGAATGTGGGAAAATCGACATTATTGAATGCTTTATTAAACGAAGAACGTGCCATTGTTTCTGACATTGCCGGAACTACGCGCGATACTATTGAAGATGAATTAGTAATTGGCGGAATCGGATTTAGATTTATTGATACAGCTGGAATTCGTGATACGAAAGATGTTGTAGAAAGCATTGGAATCAAGAAAACATTCGAAAAAATCGATCAAGCTCAAGTCGTAATTTATTTATTTGACGGATTAAAGTTCCAAACATCAAGTTCAGAATTTGTAAATGAAATTGAACAGATTAAGAATAAATATCCGTTAAAACCACTGCTTATTGTGGTGAATAAAAAAGACATTCTATCTGCTGATGAAGTAGCTAATATTACCAATCAGTTAGAAAACTTAAATGCAAAACTGCTATTAATTTCTGCGAAAGAAAAAATAGGAGTGGAAGATTTAAAGAATGAATTGTTGTCTTTTGTGAATACAGGAGCCCTTCGCAATAATGAAACTATTGTGACCAATACAAGACATTATGATTCTTTATTGAAAGCTTTAGACGAAATTCAGAAAGTAAAATTCGGTTTAGAATCGGGTCTTTCAAGCGATCTTATGGCGCTAGATATTCGCGAAGCTTTATATCAATTTGGGTTGATTACTGGACAGGTTTCAAATGATGAATTGTTGGGGAATATTTTTGCTAATTTCTGCATCGGCAAGTAG